A genome region from Chitinophagales bacterium includes the following:
- a CDS encoding ATP-dependent Clp protease proteolytic subunit produces the protein MNIKEAKDFANYAVKHHGINRLGVEQYIHKIESLHPVTNLTRTVIEERPMPFREVDVFSRLMMDRIIFLGTAVDDYIASIIQAQLLFLESSDARSDVQIYINSPGGEVYSGLGIYDTMQYVNMDVATICTGVAASMAAVILCAGKKGKRTALPHARVMIHQPLGGIGGKASDIQISINEIRKIKDELYEIISNHSGQPLEKVQEDSDRDYWMRAREAKEYGMIDEVLERTNRKLED, from the coding sequence ATGAATATTAAAGAAGCTAAAGATTTTGCCAACTATGCCGTAAAACACCATGGCATAAACAGGCTTGGAGTAGAGCAATACATTCATAAAATTGAATCGCTGCATCCGGTTACCAATCTTACCAGAACTGTAATTGAAGAGCGCCCGATGCCTTTTCGCGAAGTAGATGTATTTAGCCGTTTAATGATGGATAGAATTATTTTTCTTGGCACAGCGGTTGACGATTATATTGCCAGCATTATACAAGCGCAACTCCTATTTTTAGAAAGCAGCGATGCACGCAGCGATGTTCAAATCTACATCAACTCACCCGGTGGCGAAGTATATAGCGGCTTAGGAATTTACGATACTATGCAATACGTAAATATGGATGTGGCAACTATTTGCACCGGAGTAGCCGCATCTATGGCTGCCGTAATTTTATGTGCCGGAAAAAAAGGAAAACGCACTGCATTGCCACATGCCAGAGTAATGATTCACCAGCCGCTTGGCGGTATTGGTGGCAAAGCCAGCGACATTCAAATTTCTATCAACGAAATCAGAAAAATAAAAGATGAGTTATATGAAATTATTTCTAACCACAGCGGCCAACCATTAGAAAAAGTACAAGAAGACAGCGACCGCGATTATTGGATGCGCGCCCGCGAAGCCAAAGAATATGGCATGATTGATGAAGTACTGGAACGCACTAACCGCAAATTAGAAGATTGA
- a CDS encoding chalcone isomerase family protein, which translates to MKKFILILMAVITVGFCFAQVTVGDVKLPSTFKAGDAVLKFNGGGIRKKLFIDVYVAGLYVKATSKDGGAIAKANEPQNMRIVITSGLVTSEKFIESTKEGFQKSTSGNIKPIQDKVDRFLKLFLKEAITKGDVYDLTFLPMEGVKVFKNNKLIDVIPGLDFKTALYGIWLGSNPADAKLKTGLLGS; encoded by the coding sequence ATGAAAAAATTTATTTTGATACTAATGGCTGTGATTACAGTTGGGTTTTGTTTTGCGCAAGTTACGGTGGGCGATGTTAAACTGCCTTCTACATTTAAAGCAGGTGATGCTGTGCTAAAATTTAACGGTGGCGGCATAAGGAAGAAACTGTTTATAGATGTGTATGTGGCAGGATTGTATGTAAAGGCAACTTCAAAAGATGGCGGTGCTATTGCTAAGGCAAACGAACCGCAGAATATGCGTATTGTTATTACTTCTGGCTTAGTTACTTCCGAAAAATTTATTGAATCTACTAAAGAAGGTTTCCAAAAATCTACTTCAGGAAATATAAAACCAATTCAAGATAAAGTTGATAGATTTTTAAAGTTGTTTTTAAAAGAAGCAATAACCAAAGGGGATGTTTATGATCTTACATTTTTGCCTATGGAAGGTGTAAAAGTGTTTAAGAATAATAAGTTGATAGACGTAATTCCCGGTTTAGATTTTAAAACTGCTTTATATGGTATTTGGTTGGGTTCTAATCCTGCCGATGCTAAATTGAAGACCGGACTTTTAGGTTCTTAA
- a CDS encoding monovalent cation:proton antiporter-2 (CPA2) family protein, which translates to MSEFFLLQAIIYLSAGVFCVALAKRIGLNSVLGYLIGGMLIGPYILGLVGNEGEDIMHFAEFGVVMMLFLIGLELEPAQFWQMRKAVLGLGSIQFGVTTLLFYGVGLAIGWQWQMSLAIAMALSMSSTAIVLQTLKEKGLSQSAAGQASFSVLLFQDIVVIPILALLPLLTSQSQIHIVEKHSQAIIKDLPAWLQTAMVIGAVATVLLAGNYLVVPILRMIAKTKLRELFTASALLLVVSVSYLMELVGLSAALGAFLAGVVLANSEFRHELESNIQPFKSLLLGLFFIGVGASIDFKLIAQKPLLVTAIVLGLAVLKAVVLFIAGKIFKMKTDQNILFTFGLAQVGEFAFVVLSFSFQLAIIDKTWNDLLMASTAVSMTLSPILLIINEKYIDPYLGTQEKEPDKSTDTIEEKHDVIIAGFGHFGSTIGRFLRANGIEATILDFDSDRVDLLRKMGFKVYYGDATRIDLIAAAGAENAKILIAAIDSPAANAQLIKNVKKHFPHLHILARAKNRFDAYELMDVGVTDIYRETLYTSVHLAVDALKFLGFRAYTATRQGQNFIRYDEKSMRKLQLDRYNLQQYALSAKHQIEMQEKLLQEDLFQNLTDRGHSWGGTLPHEEEAKA; encoded by the coding sequence ATGAGTGAATTTTTTCTGTTGCAAGCAATTATTTACCTATCTGCCGGAGTATTTTGTGTTGCACTGGCAAAGCGCATAGGATTAAACTCTGTATTGGGCTACCTCATTGGCGGCATGTTAATTGGTCCCTATATTCTAGGATTGGTAGGCAATGAAGGCGAAGACATTATGCACTTTGCCGAATTTGGAGTAGTAATGATGCTCTTCTTAATTGGGCTAGAATTAGAACCCGCACAATTTTGGCAAATGCGCAAAGCCGTATTGGGTTTGGGCAGCATCCAATTTGGTGTTACCACTTTGCTCTTTTATGGAGTGGGTTTAGCTATTGGTTGGCAATGGCAAATGAGCTTAGCCATTGCAATGGCACTTTCTATGAGTTCAACAGCCATAGTGCTGCAAACTTTAAAAGAAAAAGGACTATCGCAATCGGCAGCAGGGCAGGCATCTTTTTCAGTATTACTATTTCAAGACATTGTGGTAATTCCTATACTGGCACTTTTGCCATTGCTTACCTCCCAATCACAAATTCACATTGTAGAAAAACATTCTCAAGCCATCATAAAAGACTTACCAGCCTGGTTACAAACAGCTATGGTTATTGGAGCAGTTGCTACCGTATTATTAGCAGGCAATTATCTTGTAGTTCCCATACTGCGCATGATTGCCAAAACTAAACTACGCGAATTGTTCACAGCCTCCGCTTTGTTATTGGTAGTATCAGTATCGTACCTTATGGAATTGGTAGGTTTAAGTGCCGCTTTAGGTGCTTTCTTAGCCGGAGTAGTATTAGCAAATAGCGAATTTCGACACGAATTAGAAAGCAATATACAGCCATTTAAAAGTTTGCTATTAGGTTTATTTTTTATTGGAGTAGGAGCATCTATAGATTTTAAACTTATTGCACAAAAACCCCTACTCGTAACTGCCATAGTGCTTGGGTTAGCAGTGTTGAAAGCAGTAGTACTTTTTATTGCAGGAAAAATATTTAAAATGAAAACAGACCAAAACATACTATTCACTTTTGGTTTGGCACAGGTAGGAGAATTTGCATTTGTAGTGCTTTCCTTTTCTTTTCAACTAGCCATTATAGATAAAACATGGAACGACTTACTTATGGCAAGCACCGCAGTAAGCATGACTCTTTCACCTATTCTACTTATCATAAACGAAAAATACATAGACCCTTACTTAGGCACTCAAGAAAAAGAACCCGATAAATCAACCGACACAATTGAAGAAAAACACGATGTAATCATTGCCGGCTTTGGGCATTTTGGCAGCACCATCGGCAGATTTTTAAGAGCCAATGGCATTGAAGCTACCATCCTCGATTTCGATTCAGACCGAGTAGATTTACTGCGAAAAATGGGATTTAAAGTATATTATGGCGATGCCACCAGGATAGATCTTATTGCCGCAGCCGGTGCCGAAAATGCCAAAATACTTATTGCCGCAATAGACTCGCCAGCGGCCAATGCCCAACTTATCAAAAACGTAAAAAAACATTTTCCTCACTTGCATATTTTGGCACGAGCCAAAAACCGCTTCGATGCTTATGAGTTAATGGATGTGGGCGTAACCGATATTTATCGCGAAACACTCTACACCTCGGTACACCTTGCGGTAGATGCCCTAAAGTTCTTAGGATTTAGAGCTTACACCGCCACTCGGCAAGGACAAAACTTTATTCGCTACGATGAAAAATCTATGCGCAAACTACAATTAGATCGCTACAATTTGCAGCAATATGCCCTCAGTGCCAAACATCAAATAGAGATGCAGGAAAAATTATTGCAGGAAGATTTATTTCAAAACCTTACAGACCGCGGTCACTCATGGGGTGGCACACTTCCACACGAAGAAGAGGCAAAGGCGTAA
- a CDS encoding NAD(P)H-dependent oxidoreductase, whose amino-acid sequence MQHNILILFAHPRLERSKNHHQLLQYIPKSKGITLHDLYEEYPDFNIDVKREKELLTQHDIIIWQHPFYWYSIPPLLKQWIDIVFEFGWAYGTGGTALRGKKVLHVITTGDPETVYAENQPHSFTIPQLLAPLQQTARECSMEFLPPFVIHNAHRLPFEELEKHCRDYYLLLVLLQQDNLPLTVIHQHKYINYWVQNKREA is encoded by the coding sequence ATGCAACATAACATCCTTATTTTGTTTGCACATCCGCGTTTGGAGCGCTCCAAAAATCACCATCAACTATTACAGTATATTCCAAAAAGCAAAGGAATTACACTACACGATTTATACGAAGAGTATCCCGATTTCAATATTGATGTTAAACGTGAAAAAGAACTACTTACACAACATGATATTATTATTTGGCAACACCCATTTTATTGGTACAGCATCCCGCCACTCCTCAAGCAATGGATAGATATTGTATTTGAGTTTGGATGGGCTTACGGTACTGGCGGCACTGCGCTTAGAGGCAAAAAAGTACTCCATGTAATTACCACTGGCGACCCCGAAACAGTATATGCCGAGAACCAACCACATAGCTTTACCATTCCGCAACTTTTAGCTCCATTGCAACAAACCGCCCGCGAATGCAGCATGGAATTTTTACCTCCTTTCGTAATCCACAATGCACATCGGTTGCCTTTCGAAGAATTAGAAAAACATTGTAGAGACTACTACCTTCTGTTGGTATTACTACAACAAGATAATTTACCGCTCACAGTTATTCACCAACACAAATACATAAACTATTGGGTACAAAATAAAAGAGAAGCATGA